One window of Sulfurospirillum sp. 1612 genomic DNA carries:
- a CDS encoding DsbA family protein — protein sequence MNKIKLATIFLLIAGSLSASSTIDKKVIHFENQRFLAQKNMLLDEVKIEKKEKIPFGQWYGYILHIKVDVTGHGSVNAHDILFSNGEMVTPDLMNVQTGHNYKDSLSLKVTSAYYQANHLIAGTMDAKNKVVVFSDPLCPFCRRALPGIIKKAQAEPKKIALFYYQFPLLALHPASDVVSKAMIVAKREGIKDVELKIYESDYKKYFTVKEKNAQKILDGINAILKTSITPSQIQDASLKKVIQSDMKMGNNVMVQGTPTLFVNGNLDRTKTRFAAL from the coding sequence ATGAATAAAATCAAATTAGCGACGATATTTTTATTGATAGCAGGGAGTTTGTCGGCTTCTAGCACTATCGATAAAAAGGTGATTCATTTTGAAAATCAACGGTTTTTGGCGCAAAAAAATATGCTTCTGGATGAGGTAAAAATCGAGAAAAAAGAGAAAATACCTTTTGGTCAGTGGTATGGTTATATTTTACATATTAAAGTTGATGTTACCGGACATGGTAGCGTGAATGCGCATGATATATTGTTTTCAAATGGCGAGATGGTCACACCGGATTTGATGAACGTACAAACGGGTCATAATTATAAAGATTCACTCTCTTTAAAAGTCACCTCGGCGTATTATCAAGCCAATCATCTCATAGCAGGTACGATGGATGCCAAAAATAAAGTCGTGGTCTTTTCTGATCCCCTGTGTCCATTTTGCAGACGCGCCTTACCGGGTATTATCAAAAAAGCTCAAGCCGAACCTAAAAAGATTGCACTCTTTTATTATCAATTTCCGCTTCTTGCATTGCATCCGGCTTCAGATGTTGTGAGTAAGGCGATGATAGTGGCTAAGCGTGAGGGTATCAAAGATGTCGAATTGAAGATTTATGAGTCTGATTATAAGAAATATTTTACCGTCAAAGAGAAAAATGCACAAAAAATTCTCGATGGGATCAATGCGATTTTAAAAACCTCTATCACACCGAGTCAAATTCAAGATGCATCGCTGAAAAAAGTGATACAATCGGATATGAAAATGGGGAACAACGTGATGGTTCAAGGCACACCCACTCTCTTTGTCAATGGCAACTTAGACAGAACGAAAACACGATTTGCGGCACTCTAA
- a CDS encoding DUF808 domain-containing protein — protein sequence MASGFFALLDDIATLADDVSVAAKIATQKTTAVLGDDLAVNAEKATGFQQSRELTILWAITKGSLKNKAIILPIAFLLNWLAPSIIIYFLMAGGFYLLYEGSEKVVESIAARHHKKPDKTLLQSTTENILDLEKQKIKSAIFTDFILSIEIIVIALSSVANATLLVQMISTVFVALFATFGVYGIVALIVRMDNFGFWLIGKKQSAIGKSLIRAMPKLIRVLGFVGTVAMILVGGGILTHHITWLHHFFIPNIPAIINDLVIGLVIGFIVFLLIEMLQYLKSRVLR from the coding sequence TTGGCATCAGGATTTTTTGCACTTTTAGATGATATTGCGACACTCGCCGATGATGTGAGTGTGGCCGCAAAGATTGCAACCCAGAAGACAACGGCTGTACTAGGAGATGATCTTGCGGTCAATGCTGAAAAAGCTACGGGATTTCAGCAATCTAGAGAATTGACGATTTTGTGGGCCATCACCAAAGGCTCACTCAAAAACAAAGCCATTATCTTGCCGATAGCTTTTTTGTTAAACTGGCTTGCTCCGAGTATCATTATCTATTTTTTGATGGCAGGGGGATTTTATTTATTATATGAGGGAAGCGAAAAAGTGGTGGAATCCATCGCGGCGCGGCATCATAAAAAACCTGATAAAACACTCTTGCAATCTACGACTGAAAATATACTAGATTTGGAGAAGCAAAAGATAAAATCGGCCATCTTTACCGATTTTATTCTCTCGATTGAAATTATTGTGATAGCACTGAGTTCTGTGGCCAACGCGACGCTTTTGGTGCAAATGATTTCGACGGTTTTTGTCGCACTTTTTGCTACATTTGGTGTTTATGGAATTGTGGCTTTGATTGTGAGGATGGATAATTTTGGATTTTGGTTGATTGGCAAAAAACAATCAGCAATCGGGAAATCCTTAATTCGCGCCATGCCAAAATTGATTCGTGTGTTAGGATTTGTCGGGACGGTGGCGATGATTTTGGTCGGTGGTGGGATTTTGACTCATCATATCACTTGGTTACACCATTTTTTCATCCCGAATATTCCTGCGATTATTAATGATTTGGTGATTGGTTTGGTCATCGGATTTATCGTATTTTTACTCATTGAAATGTTGCAATATCTCAAAAGTCGTGTGCTGCGCTGA